The Halococcus saccharolyticus DSM 5350 genome window below encodes:
- a CDS encoding aminopeptidase: MDDRIHEHAAVLVDWSARVEAGDDVVMSVSEGTHDLAVAVAEKIGERGANLVTTYGSAELNRAYLRAHDGEFDDDPDHELALFEESDVVLSLGGGRNTAAQIDVPGEVRGAYSKARERTREARMDTDWVSTVHPTRSLAQQAGMSYEAYQEFVYDAVLRDWEALADEMSEMKEILDEGSEVHLRSQDTDLTMSIEGRTAVNSTASVADDSHNLPSGEVFTAPQATTGEVRFDVPMTIRGTRIEDVWLEFDDGEVVDYNAARNSEVIGELLDTDEGARRLGELGIGMNRGIDRPTDNILFDEKMAETVHLALGRAYDACLPDGESGNDSAIHTDLITDVSDDSTLAVDGEIIQRNGTFRWEDGFEG, from the coding sequence ATGGACGATCGAATCCACGAACATGCGGCGGTACTAGTCGACTGGAGCGCACGAGTCGAAGCAGGCGACGACGTCGTGATGAGCGTCTCGGAGGGGACGCACGATCTCGCGGTCGCGGTCGCCGAGAAAATCGGTGAACGTGGTGCGAACCTAGTGACGACCTACGGCTCCGCGGAGCTGAATCGCGCGTATCTCCGGGCCCACGACGGTGAATTCGACGACGATCCCGACCACGAGCTCGCGCTGTTCGAAGAGAGCGACGTGGTACTCTCGCTCGGCGGCGGCCGGAACACGGCGGCCCAGATTGACGTGCCGGGCGAGGTGCGTGGTGCGTACTCGAAAGCCCGCGAGCGCACACGCGAAGCGCGAATGGACACCGACTGGGTTTCGACCGTGCACCCCACTCGATCGCTCGCCCAGCAGGCCGGGATGAGCTACGAAGCGTACCAGGAGTTCGTCTACGACGCCGTGCTCAGAGACTGGGAGGCGCTTGCCGACGAGATGAGCGAGATGAAGGAGATCCTTGACGAAGGCAGCGAGGTTCACCTCCGTAGCCAGGACACCGATCTCACGATGTCGATCGAGGGCCGGACTGCGGTGAACTCCACGGCATCGGTTGCCGACGACAGTCACAACCTCCCGAGCGGCGAGGTGTTCACCGCGCCGCAGGCGACAACGGGCGAGGTCCGCTTCGACGTGCCGATGACGATCCGTGGGACGCGCATCGAGGACGTGTGGCTCGAATTCGACGACGGCGAGGTGGTCGACTACAACGCGGCACGCAACTCCGAAGTGATCGGCGAACTCCTCGACACCGACGAGGGCGCGCGCCGGCTCGGCGAACTCGGGATCGGGATGAATCGTGGCATCGACCGCCCCACTGACAACATCCTGTTCGACGAGAAGATGGCCGAAACCGTCCATCTCGCGCTCGGCCGCGCCTACGACGCCTGCCTCCCTGACGGCGAGTCGGGCAACGACAGCGCGATCCACACCGACTTGATCACCGACGTGAGCGACGACTCGACGCTCGCCGTCGACGGCGAAATCATCCAGCGAAACGGCACGTTCCGCTGGGAGGACGGGTTCGAGGGATAG
- a CDS encoding HesB/IscA family protein, giving the protein MSTGATTDGESIPEIEVSESAADEALSLLDGEGMDTDIAGLRLFVQQGGCAGLSYGMRFDTEPEGDDQVYEHHGLRVFVDPASMNYVGGSVLDFEGGLQGAGFHVENPNVVSECGCGESFRT; this is encoded by the coding sequence ATGAGCACGGGCGCGACCACCGACGGGGAGTCTATCCCCGAGATCGAAGTCTCGGAGTCGGCTGCCGACGAGGCGCTTTCGCTTCTCGACGGCGAGGGGATGGACACCGACATCGCCGGGCTCCGGCTGTTCGTCCAGCAAGGCGGCTGTGCCGGCCTCTCGTATGGAATGCGCTTCGACACCGAACCCGAGGGCGACGATCAGGTGTATGAACACCACGGCCTTCGGGTGTTCGTCGATCCCGCCAGCATGAACTACGTCGGCGGCAGCGTTCTCGATTTCGAGGGCGGCCTGCAGGGCGCTGGCTTCCACGTCGAAAACCCCAATGTCGTCAGCGAGTGCGGCTGCGGCGAGAGCTTCCGCACCTGA
- a CDS encoding enolase C-terminal domain-like protein yields MALEITRIETMEFAYPLEDVGSDEGFNLAYEPGTTTERRLFAIEVHTDGDVTGRFVGGNSPAFAQIHEVADYLIGKDPLRRERHWSEMKRGLRKYDRMGIGPVDIALWDLAGKHYDASISELLGRYRDRLPAYASTYHADDNGGLDSPEAYAEFAAECAEMGYGGFKIHGWGGSDEARDIDREVATVRAVGERAPDEMDLMIDPACEYETFADALKVGRACDEQEFFWYEDPFRDGGISQEAHKRLRQRIDTPLLQTEHVRGLEPHVDFIASEATDSLRADPEYDGGITGAMKLAHAAEGFGADVEIHSPGPAQRHCMAAIRNSNYYEMALVHPDCDNTAPPIYEEGYDDQLDTIDSDGTVPVPDGPGLGVDYDWSYIEDQMKGGRTYE; encoded by the coding sequence ATGGCGCTCGAAATCACTCGGATCGAGACCATGGAGTTCGCCTACCCGCTCGAAGACGTCGGCTCGGACGAGGGGTTCAACCTCGCCTACGAGCCGGGAACGACCACCGAGCGGCGGCTGTTCGCGATCGAGGTTCACACCGACGGCGACGTGACGGGACGGTTCGTCGGCGGCAACTCGCCTGCCTTCGCCCAGATCCACGAGGTCGCCGACTACCTTATCGGGAAGGACCCGCTCCGCCGCGAACGCCACTGGAGCGAGATGAAACGCGGCCTCCGGAAGTACGATCGGATGGGAATTGGCCCCGTCGACATCGCGCTCTGGGACCTCGCGGGCAAACACTACGACGCGTCGATCAGCGAACTCCTCGGTCGCTACCGCGATCGGCTGCCGGCGTACGCCTCGACCTACCACGCCGACGACAACGGCGGGCTCGACTCGCCCGAGGCGTACGCCGAGTTCGCCGCCGAGTGCGCCGAAATGGGGTATGGAGGATTCAAGATCCACGGCTGGGGCGGCAGTGACGAAGCCCGGGACATTGACCGCGAGGTCGCCACCGTCCGCGCGGTCGGCGAACGCGCACCCGACGAGATGGATCTGATGATCGACCCCGCCTGCGAGTACGAAACCTTCGCCGACGCGCTGAAGGTCGGTCGCGCGTGTGACGAACAGGAATTCTTCTGGTACGAGGACCCGTTCCGCGACGGCGGTATCTCCCAGGAAGCTCACAAGCGCCTCCGCCAGCGGATCGACACGCCACTCCTCCAGACCGAACACGTCCGGGGGCTCGAACCCCACGTCGACTTCATCGCAAGCGAGGCGACCGATTCGCTGCGAGCCGATCCGGAGTACGACGGGGGGATCACGGGCGCGATGAAGCTCGCGCACGCCGCCGAGGGGTTCGGTGCCGACGTCGAGATCCACTCGCCGGGTCCGGCCCAGCGCCACTGCATGGCTGCGATTCGGAACTCGAACTACTACGAGATGGCGCTGGTCCACCCCGACTGCGACAACACCGCACCGCCGATCTACGAAGAGGGGTACGACGATCAGCTCGATACCATCGACAGCGATGGGACCGTTCCTGTTCCCGATGGACCCGGACTGGGTGTCGACTACGACTGGTCGTACATCGAAGATCAGATGAAGGGCGGCAGAACCTACGAGTAA
- a CDS encoding MBL fold metallo-hydrolase: protein MVHSTWGDWFVRDEIEATEPQGLSVWYLGCNGYVLRTAETTVYLDPYFGDGTPPRTIRMIPVPIDPADATLCDAVLVTHEHIDHTHPPSYGPLVEDCGAEIHAPSASYERPDYDGDLRAPDDKRHIIEPGDEFDVGDLTIHVRGANDPDAIEPVSYVVEHDAGTFFAAGDSRPADAFTDVAGEFDLDLGVLAFGSVGNIVHTEDDPTEARPTEWYNDGDQVATAANQLELHRLVPVHWDMWRGVGADPDAIADHVASYRYPNVVETVRIGDRLDVGEPGVVPLRDVREH from the coding sequence ATGGTACACTCGACGTGGGGCGACTGGTTCGTGCGCGACGAGATCGAGGCCACCGAACCGCAGGGACTCTCGGTGTGGTATCTCGGCTGCAACGGCTACGTCCTCCGCACCGCCGAGACGACCGTCTACCTCGACCCGTACTTCGGCGACGGTACTCCTCCGAGAACGATCCGGATGATTCCGGTTCCGATCGATCCCGCGGATGCGACGCTGTGCGACGCCGTTCTGGTCACGCACGAACATATCGATCACACCCATCCACCCTCGTACGGTCCGCTCGTCGAGGACTGTGGAGCCGAAATCCACGCACCGAGCGCGTCCTACGAACGGCCCGACTACGACGGCGATCTCCGCGCGCCCGACGACAAACGCCACATCATCGAGCCCGGTGACGAGTTCGATGTCGGCGATCTCACCATCCACGTCCGGGGCGCGAACGACCCCGACGCCATCGAACCAGTGAGCTATGTCGTCGAGCACGACGCTGGTACCTTCTTCGCGGCGGGCGACTCCCGACCGGCTGACGCGTTCACCGATGTCGCCGGTGAGTTCGATCTCGATCTCGGCGTGCTTGCCTTCGGCTCCGTTGGCAACATCGTCCACACCGAGGACGACCCCACCGAAGCCCGCCCGACGGAGTGGTACAACGACGGCGACCAGGTCGCGACCGCCGCGAACCAACTCGAACTCCATCGGTTGGTCCCCGTCCACTGGGACATGTGGCGCGGTGTCGGGGCCGATCCGGACGCCATCGCCGACCACGTCGCTTCCTACCGCTACCCGAACGTCGTCGAGACCGTCCGGATCGGTGACCGACTCGATGTCGGCGAGCCGGGTGTCGTCCCGCTTCGGGACGTCCGGGAACACTGA
- a CDS encoding CBS domain-containing protein → MSLRARDIMTTDVKTVQPDEDVSDVLTRLARASFNGFPVVDDEDHVVGIVTQGDLVDLFQPSDRTLWIPIGFPPFISSIDYAVDISWNDLDVGIDLAKHAGKPISSVMTEDVVTVAPDDDLDRVLELLADENRDINRLPVIEDERLVGIIAREDLLRTLRDERELAS, encoded by the coding sequence ATGAGCCTTCGTGCTCGTGACATCATGACGACCGACGTGAAGACGGTGCAGCCGGACGAGGACGTGAGTGACGTCCTCACCCGGCTGGCTCGGGCGTCGTTCAACGGGTTCCCGGTCGTCGACGACGAAGATCACGTCGTCGGGATCGTCACGCAGGGCGATCTCGTCGATCTCTTCCAGCCCAGCGACCGCACGCTCTGGATCCCGATCGGGTTTCCGCCGTTCATCAGCTCGATCGACTACGCGGTCGATATCTCGTGGAACGATCTCGACGTCGGGATCGATCTCGCCAAACACGCCGGCAAACCCATCAGCAGCGTGATGACCGAGGACGTCGTGACCGTCGCTCCCGACGACGATCTCGACCGGGTTCTCGAACTCCTCGCCGACGAGAACCGCGACATCAATCGCCTCCCCGTGATCGAAGACGAGCGACTCGTCGGTATCATCGCTCGGGAGGACCTCCTGCGGACGCTCCGGGACGAGCGCGAACTCGCCTCCTGA
- the hisD gene encoding histidinol dehydrogenase, which yields MNVNAVAELAPDERRALFDRDAGIAAIESDVTAIVDRVREEGDVALREYAEEFDDVTVGSLDITDEAERAYDEIDDNLRNPIETAAANIREFHERQVPDDWRESFDGRELGQRYRPIERIGAYVPGGSAAYPSSALMTVVPAKVAGVEQVAVTTPPADEINPATLAALHVAGADAIYQVGGAQAIAALAYGTETVPRVQKIVGPGNRWVTAAKAAVRNDCEIDFLAGPSEICVLADETAEPQFVAADLLAQAEHDPNASVVAVTDDETLAGRIVAEVEDRLAGREREDTIRGALENDASGVFHARSMSEAVLFCEEYAAEHLSIQAAEDEALLDRIASAGSAFLGPHSPVAAGDYAAGPNHVLPTGGHAKIAGGLSVDSFLRSTTVQRLDADALDAIGDTVTTLAAAEGLEAHAESVALRLRESENAARDPDRLRE from the coding sequence ATGAACGTGAACGCCGTCGCGGAGCTCGCGCCCGACGAGCGCCGCGCGCTGTTCGATCGCGACGCCGGGATCGCGGCGATCGAGTCCGACGTGACAGCAATCGTCGATCGCGTGCGCGAGGAGGGCGACGTCGCGCTCCGGGAGTACGCCGAGGAGTTCGACGACGTCACTGTGGGTTCGCTCGACATCACCGACGAAGCCGAACGCGCGTACGACGAGATCGACGACAACCTCCGAAACCCGATCGAGACCGCCGCCGCCAATATTCGAGAATTTCACGAGCGCCAGGTCCCCGACGACTGGCGCGAGTCGTTCGACGGCCGCGAACTCGGCCAGCGCTATCGGCCGATCGAGCGGATCGGCGCGTACGTCCCAGGTGGTTCGGCGGCGTACCCCTCTAGCGCGCTGATGACCGTTGTTCCGGCAAAGGTCGCGGGCGTCGAACAGGTGGCAGTGACGACGCCACCCGCCGATGAGATCAACCCCGCGACGCTCGCGGCACTTCACGTCGCGGGTGCGGACGCGATCTACCAGGTCGGCGGCGCGCAGGCGATCGCGGCGCTCGCGTACGGCACCGAGACCGTCCCCCGAGTGCAGAAGATCGTCGGCCCCGGAAATCGGTGGGTGACCGCCGCGAAGGCTGCCGTGAGAAACGACTGCGAGATCGACTTTCTTGCCGGCCCGAGCGAAATCTGCGTGCTCGCCGACGAGACTGCGGAGCCGCAGTTCGTTGCCGCCGATCTGCTCGCCCAGGCCGAACACGATCCGAACGCATCGGTCGTCGCGGTCACCGATGACGAAACGCTCGCGGGACGGATCGTCGCCGAGGTCGAGGATCGTCTTGCGGGCCGCGAGCGTGAGGACACTATTCGTGGGGCGCTCGAAAACGACGCTAGTGGCGTGTTCCACGCGCGCTCGATGTCCGAGGCCGTCCTCTTCTGCGAGGAGTACGCCGCCGAGCACCTCTCGATCCAGGCTGCCGAGGACGAGGCGCTGCTCGACCGGATCGCGAGTGCGGGCAGTGCGTTTCTCGGCCCCCACTCACCGGTGGCGGCCGGCGACTATGCTGCCGGGCCGAACCACGTCCTCCCGACCGGCGGACACGCGAAGATCGCCGGCGGCCTCTCCGTCGACAGCTTCCTCCGGTCGACGACGGTTCAGCGACTCGACGCCGACGCGCTCGACGCGATCGGCGACACGGTGACGACGCTCGCTGCAGCCGAGGGGCTGGAGGCACACGCCGAGAGTGTCGCGCTCAGGCTCCGCGAGTCCGAGAACGCCGCCCGAGACCCCGATCGGCTTCGCGAATAG
- a CDS encoding SDR family NAD(P)-dependent oxidoreductase — protein sequence MGTASFDFSDETVIVTGGSAGIGRAIALGFGEAGATVVNADVREDPKMEGEDVPTHEKIEESGGTGEYVETDVSQPDEIESVVEAAREFGGVDVMMNNAAAQRPGTFLDVDQDTFDLLHDTNVRGYFFGTQAAAQDMIDRGEPGCIVNTASISSEVAQHDQVQYDSTKGAIKMITKGTALELAEHDIRVNAVAPGQIATEFTEGWSEEAQQAAGEGGEGFIKPVPLGRVGHPDDIAGAAQFLASDEASYITGDMVFIDGGWTAI from the coding sequence ATGGGCACCGCAAGCTTCGATTTCAGCGACGAGACCGTGATCGTCACCGGAGGCAGCGCCGGTATCGGCCGTGCGATCGCACTCGGGTTCGGCGAGGCGGGTGCGACGGTCGTGAACGCCGACGTGCGTGAGGACCCGAAGATGGAGGGCGAGGACGTCCCGACCCACGAGAAGATCGAAGAGTCGGGCGGCACAGGTGAGTACGTCGAGACCGACGTGTCCCAACCTGACGAGATCGAATCCGTGGTCGAAGCCGCCCGCGAGTTCGGCGGCGTCGACGTGATGATGAACAACGCCGCCGCCCAGCGACCGGGCACCTTCCTCGATGTCGATCAGGACACCTTCGATCTGCTCCACGACACCAACGTCCGGGGGTACTTCTTCGGCACACAGGCCGCCGCACAGGACATGATCGACCGCGGCGAGCCGGGCTGTATCGTCAACACTGCCTCGATCTCCTCGGAGGTCGCCCAGCACGACCAGGTTCAGTACGACTCCACGAAGGGCGCGATCAAGATGATCACCAAGGGAACGGCGCTCGAACTCGCCGAGCACGACATCCGGGTGAACGCGGTCGCGCCGGGCCAGATCGCCACCGAGTTCACCGAGGGCTGGTCAGAGGAAGCCCAACAGGCCGCCGGCGAGGGCGGTGAAGGGTTCATCAAGCCCGTCCCGCTCGGCCGGGTCGGTCATCCAGACGACATCGCGGGCGCGGCGCAGTTCCTCGCGAGCGACGAAGCGTCGTACATCACCGGCGACATGGTGTTCATCGACGGCGGCTGGACGGCGATCTGA
- a CDS encoding ubiquitin-like small modifier protein 1: protein MHWKLFATLAEAAGEREVDVEVEPDANLGDALAALFDRYPALEDEIIEDGEIRDHIRLLRNGEDPFVAGDGLDTALDEGDELAAFPPVSGG, encoded by the coding sequence ATGCACTGGAAACTCTTCGCGACGCTCGCCGAGGCCGCCGGCGAACGTGAGGTCGATGTCGAGGTCGAACCGGATGCGAACCTCGGCGACGCGCTCGCGGCGCTGTTCGATCGGTACCCCGCCCTCGAAGACGAGATCATCGAGGACGGCGAGATCCGCGATCACATCCGGCTGCTCAGAAACGGCGAGGACCCCTTCGTCGCCGGCGACGGCCTCGACACCGCTCTCGACGAAGGCGACGAACTCGCCGCGTTCCCGCCAGTCAGTGGTGGTTGA
- a CDS encoding nucleoside phosphorylase: protein MAKQPHLLVESGELHDVALLPGDPGRVDRIAGHCEESEVVAENREYKIVNARYEGSPVTICSTGIGCPSAAIAVEELANVGVESLIRVGTTGALQADIEVGDVVVATGAAKDEGTTERYERDTVPAVPDYDVLSGLVEAAGTRSEPVHVGPIASDDAFYAETDEYIEAWERAGVLSVEMEAAAIFTLARRKGLRAGALCTVDGNLVAGTQKGETEGEELPKKAKDNVERAIAIALDAATDL, encoded by the coding sequence ATGGCCAAACAGCCACACCTGCTTGTCGAGTCGGGCGAACTCCACGATGTTGCGCTCCTGCCCGGCGATCCGGGCCGGGTCGATCGGATCGCCGGCCACTGCGAGGAGAGCGAGGTCGTCGCCGAGAACCGCGAGTACAAGATCGTGAACGCTAGATACGAGGGGAGTCCGGTCACGATCTGTTCGACAGGAATCGGCTGTCCGTCGGCCGCGATCGCGGTCGAGGAGCTCGCGAACGTCGGGGTCGAGAGCCTGATCCGAGTTGGGACGACGGGTGCACTTCAGGCCGACATCGAGGTCGGCGACGTGGTGGTCGCGACGGGAGCAGCGAAGGACGAAGGGACGACAGAGCGGTACGAGCGCGACACCGTGCCCGCCGTCCCGGATTACGACGTACTCTCGGGGTTGGTCGAAGCGGCCGGGACGCGTTCCGAGCCCGTCCACGTCGGGCCGATCGCCTCCGATGACGCCTTCTACGCCGAGACTGACGAGTACATCGAGGCGTGGGAGCGCGCCGGTGTGCTCTCGGTTGAGATGGAGGCCGCCGCGATCTTCACGCTCGCGCGCCGGAAGGGGCTGCGAGCGGGCGCACTCTGTACCGTCGACGGCAACCTCGTCGCGGGCACGCAGAAGGGCGAGACCGAAGGCGAGGAGCTACCCAAGAAGGCGAAAGACAACGTCGAGCGCGCGATCGCGATCGCGCTCGATGCGGCTACCGATCTTTAA
- a CDS encoding laminin G — translation MSSSVSSVIVVVVCVLVVTTMPAVAAPTADHDGVQPSVDANAPIESSSSGETVAQLGSGYAQSSQLSNTITIQSTSDERANYTITVSERIEPGSGADTEDDAVVPDEASGTRATGSTAEGGEDSFQFAGEVTSFSVSGGPVTVLVNGEEVDPGSFSETPPTTTTTTTTTETPTPTPTPTPTPTPTTTQTPTPTPTPTDTPTPTPTPTATPTPTPTETATQTETETQTATPASTDTTTATQTPTTTEATTEPPRTIATDVTTTPGTTANETNTTGASGESGGILSNLSLSTLAFVFGLLLVVVFGVAALVARRRDSRPATALDSDSK, via the coding sequence ATGTCTTCGTCCGTTTCGTCGGTGATCGTGGTTGTAGTCTGCGTCCTCGTAGTGACGACGATGCCGGCCGTCGCGGCCCCGACCGCCGACCACGATGGAGTCCAGCCCTCGGTAGATGCGAACGCGCCGATCGAGTCGAGCAGTTCCGGGGAGACTGTCGCCCAGCTCGGATCGGGCTACGCACAGTCATCCCAGCTGTCGAACACGATCACCATTCAAAGCACCAGCGACGAACGGGCGAACTACACCATCACGGTGAGCGAGCGGATCGAGCCAGGGAGCGGAGCGGACACCGAAGACGACGCGGTGGTCCCCGACGAAGCCTCCGGCACCAGAGCCACCGGCTCGACCGCTGAGGGCGGCGAAGACAGCTTCCAGTTCGCCGGAGAGGTTACGTCGTTCAGCGTCAGCGGTGGCCCGGTAACCGTTCTCGTCAACGGCGAGGAAGTCGATCCAGGCTCGTTCTCGGAAACGCCACCGACGACGACCACGACTACAACAACGACGGAAACGCCTACGCCAACCCCAACCCCGACCCCGACGCCGACGCCGACAACGACCCAGACCCCTACGCCAACCCCGACGCCAACAGATACACCGACGCCGACACCCACACCGACCGCGACGCCGACACCAACGCCGACGGAGACGGCCACGCAGACGGAGACAGAAACGCAGACGGCCACACCGGCCTCGACAGACACCACGACGGCGACTCAAACGCCGACGACAACGGAAGCGACGACCGAGCCACCGCGAACGATCGCGACTGATGTGACGACGACACCCGGCACCACGGCAAACGAGACGAACACGACCGGTGCCTCGGGCGAGAGTGGTGGAATCCTGTCGAACCTCAGCCTGAGTACGCTGGCGTTCGTCTTCGGACTCCTGCTGGTCGTCGTATTCGGTGTCGCCGCGCTCGTCGCTCGTCGGCGTGACTCCCGTCCGGCGACCGCACTCGACTCCGATTCGAAGTGA